In a genomic window of Actinomycetota bacterium:
- the drmC gene encoding DISARM system phospholipase D-like protein DrmC: MTTTEPRATLAAPEVGQLVRVRDRHWVVSDVAASALDDGGAQHLLELTSVEDDGLGDELSVIWEIEPGTAVLETATLPQPQADRFDDPERLDAFLDAVRWGAITSADSRALQAPFRSGITIEDYQLDPVVRALQMPRVNLLIADDVGLGKTIEAGLVVQELLLRHRARTVLVVCPASLSLKWQSEMADRFGGEEQVSVVWTGPASYEVPVRATSAVLAEVIEEARKSLIVVSFAAYKVVTIVEALKAAADRGVDVRLILESVVESKGNLTHDAKEAFDALGDTVSFYVWPAELRASASGGHAAMHAKCAVADGRVAFVTSANLTGAAMTDNMELGLVVRGGDVPRRIANHFNALMKNELLKVLD, from the coding sequence GTGACGACGACCGAACCCCGAGCGACGCTGGCCGCCCCTGAGGTGGGGCAGCTCGTCCGCGTCCGCGATCGGCACTGGGTCGTGAGCGACGTCGCCGCGTCCGCGCTCGACGACGGCGGCGCCCAACACCTGCTCGAGCTCACCTCGGTGGAGGACGACGGTCTCGGCGACGAGCTGAGCGTCATCTGGGAGATCGAGCCTGGGACGGCCGTGCTCGAGACGGCCACACTCCCTCAGCCGCAGGCCGACCGCTTCGACGACCCGGAACGGCTCGATGCCTTCCTCGACGCCGTCCGGTGGGGTGCGATCACCTCCGCCGACAGCCGCGCCCTGCAGGCACCGTTTCGGTCCGGCATCACGATCGAGGACTACCAGCTCGATCCGGTCGTGCGGGCGCTGCAGATGCCGAGGGTCAACCTCCTCATCGCCGACGACGTCGGGCTCGGCAAGACCATCGAGGCCGGGCTCGTCGTCCAGGAGCTGCTGCTGCGCCACCGAGCCCGCACGGTCCTCGTGGTGTGCCCTGCCTCCCTCAGCCTGAAGTGGCAGAGCGAGATGGCCGACCGGTTCGGGGGCGAGGAGCAGGTGTCTGTGGTGTGGACCGGTCCAGCAAGCTACGAGGTGCCGGTGCGAGCGACGAGCGCCGTGCTCGCCGAGGTGATCGAGGAAGCCAGGAAGAGCCTCATCGTCGTCAGCTTCGCGGCGTACAAGGTGGTGACGATCGTCGAGGCGCTCAAGGCCGCCGCCGACCGAGGCGTGGATGTCCGGCTCATCCTCGAGTCAGTCGTCGAGTCGAAGGGCAACCTGACCCACGACGCGAAGGAGGCGTTCGACGCCCTCGGCGACACCGTCTCGTTCTACGTGTGGCCAGCCGAGCTTCGTGCCTCCGCGAGTGGCGGTCACGCCGCGATGCACGCCAAGTGCGCCGTCGCCGACGGCCGCGTCGCCTTCGTCACCTCAGCGAACCTCACCGGCGCCGCGATGACGGACAACATGGAGCTTGGCCTCGTCGTCCGCGGTGGCGACGTGCCAAGACGCATCGCCAACCACTTCAACGCTTTGATGAAGAACGAGCTACTGAAGGTGCTGGATTAA
- a CDS encoding TetR/AcrR family transcriptional regulator C-terminal domain-containing protein: protein MARPTTSGGPAGTDTAGKGQVLDREAILGSALELVDEVGLAGLNMRALAQRLGVGTMSLYHHVPNKDALLDGIVEALLGGIEIPAADAGSWDERALLMARSLRAVALCHPHCVPLMVTRPFATGDALRPCEAAFDVLAEAGLSTEQALIAFRTIVAYVLGFVMMESAGFFGGVGPGRDPDELLELGLPRLAAMVPHLEGRDINADFDAGLRIVEVGSLAALAQMAQAPRQR from the coding sequence ATGGCACGACCAACTACCAGCGGCGGCCCGGCGGGCACGGACACGGCCGGCAAGGGCCAGGTGCTCGACCGCGAGGCCATCTTGGGCTCGGCCCTCGAGCTGGTCGACGAGGTGGGCCTGGCCGGCCTCAACATGCGGGCCCTGGCCCAGCGTCTGGGCGTAGGGACGATGTCGCTCTACCACCACGTACCCAACAAAGACGCCCTGCTCGACGGCATCGTCGAAGCCCTCCTGGGCGGTATCGAGATCCCGGCGGCCGACGCCGGTTCGTGGGATGAACGGGCGCTGCTCATGGCCCGTTCGTTGCGGGCCGTGGCCCTGTGCCACCCCCACTGCGTCCCCCTGATGGTCACCCGCCCGTTCGCCACCGGCGACGCCCTGCGCCCGTGCGAGGCCGCCTTCGACGTGCTGGCCGAGGCCGGGCTCTCCACCGAGCAGGCCCTCATCGCCTTCCGCACGATCGTGGCCTACGTGCTCGGCTTCGTGATGATGGAGTCGGCCGGCTTCTTCGGCGGCGTGGGCCCCGGTCGCGACCCCGACGAGCTGCTCGAGCTGGGCCTGCCCCGCCTAGCCGCCATGGTGCCCCACCTGGAGGGCCGGGACATCAACGCGGACTTCGACGCCGGCTTGCGCATCGTCGAGGTCGGGTCCCTCGCCGCCCTGGCCCAGATGGCCCAGGCCCCGCGTCAGCGGTAG
- the cysD gene encoding sulfate adenylyltransferase subunit CysD, whose product MTAGITDYELTHLDALEAEAVFVMREVAAECERPVLLFSGGKDSLVLLRLAEKAFRPARFPFPVMHVDTGHNFPEALEFRDRRMAELGERLVVASVQESIDRGRVVEETGPRASRNRLQTTTLLDAIREHGFDACFGGGRRDEDKARAKERFFSFRDEFGQWDPKNQRPELWSLYNGRVRKGEQIRAFPISNWTELDVWMYIAKEQMEVPSIYFAHRRQVFERDGMLLAVGPYNTVQAHEEPFEAMVRFRTVGDMSCTGAVMSSAATIEDVIAEVATTRVTERGATRADDKFSEAAMEDRKREGYF is encoded by the coding sequence ATGACCGCCGGCATCACCGACTACGAACTGACCCACCTCGACGCCCTCGAAGCCGAGGCCGTCTTCGTCATGCGCGAGGTGGCAGCCGAGTGCGAAAGGCCGGTGCTGCTCTTCAGCGGTGGCAAGGACTCGCTGGTGCTGCTGCGCCTGGCCGAGAAGGCCTTCCGGCCGGCCCGCTTCCCGTTCCCGGTGATGCATGTCGACACCGGCCACAACTTCCCCGAGGCCCTCGAGTTCCGCGACCGGCGCATGGCCGAGCTGGGCGAGCGCCTGGTCGTGGCCAGCGTGCAGGAGTCGATCGACAGGGGCCGGGTGGTCGAAGAGACCGGTCCCCGGGCATCTCGCAACCGCCTCCAGACCACCACCTTGCTCGACGCCATCCGCGAGCACGGCTTCGACGCCTGCTTCGGCGGGGGGCGGCGCGACGAGGACAAGGCCCGGGCCAAGGAGAGGTTCTTCTCCTTCCGCGACGAGTTCGGCCAGTGGGACCCCAAGAACCAGCGGCCCGAGCTGTGGTCGCTCTACAACGGCCGGGTCCGCAAGGGCGAGCAGATCCGGGCCTTCCCCATCTCCAACTGGACCGAGCTCGACGTGTGGATGTACATCGCCAAGGAGCAGATGGAGGTCCCCTCCATCTACTTCGCCCACCGCCGCCAGGTTTTCGAGCGCGACGGCATGCTGCTGGCCGTCGGCCCCTACAACACCGTGCAGGCCCACGAGGAGCCGTTCGAGGCCATGGTCCGCTTCCGCACTGTGGGGGACATGTCGTGCACGGGGGCCGTCATGTCCTCGGCGGCCACCATCGAAGACGTGATCGCCGAGGTGGCCACCACCCGGGTGACCGAGCGGGGCGCCACCCGGGCCGACGACAAGTTCAGCGAGGCGGCCATGGAAGACCGCAAGCGCGAGGGCTACTTCTAG
- a CDS encoding 3'(2'),5'-bisphosphate nucleotidase CysQ gives MAAHLAAESGWRLLEVRERLHGQPEREIGDEGDRVSQAFLATALAEARPADAVLSEEAADNGARLACDRVWVIDPLDGTREYGEGRTDWAVHVALWSGGRLAAGAVALPGAGQVFSTARPLYPAAAGGGGRLRLVVSRSRPPELVVRLAPVVGADLVPLGSAGAKAMAVVTGDADAYVHGGGMWEWDSAAPVAVALAAGLHASRLDGSPLVYNQPSPWLPDLVICRPELAPALLGAIAALPAGNLAPPPP, from the coding sequence CTGGCGGCCCACCTCGCCGCCGAGTCGGGCTGGCGGCTCCTCGAAGTGCGGGAGCGGCTTCACGGCCAGCCCGAGCGGGAGATCGGCGACGAAGGGGACCGGGTGTCCCAGGCCTTCCTCGCCACTGCCCTGGCTGAGGCCCGCCCGGCCGACGCCGTCCTTTCCGAGGAGGCGGCCGACAACGGGGCCCGGTTGGCCTGCGACCGGGTCTGGGTCATCGACCCCCTCGACGGCACCCGGGAGTACGGCGAAGGCCGCACCGACTGGGCCGTGCACGTGGCCCTGTGGTCCGGCGGGCGCCTGGCCGCCGGGGCCGTCGCCTTGCCGGGGGCCGGGCAGGTGTTCTCCACTGCCCGCCCGCTGTACCCGGCGGCGGCCGGCGGCGGCGGGCGCCTCCGCCTGGTCGTGAGCCGGAGCCGGCCGCCCGAACTGGTCGTCCGCCTGGCGCCGGTCGTCGGCGCCGACCTCGTCCCCCTGGGCTCGGCCGGGGCCAAGGCCATGGCCGTCGTCACCGGCGACGCCGACGCCTACGTCCACGGCGGGGGGATGTGGGAGTGGGACAGCGCGGCCCCCGTGGCCGTCGCCCTGGCCGCCGGCCTGCACGCCTCCCGCCTCGACGGTTCACCCCTGGTCTACAACCAGCCCAGCCCCTGGCTCCCCGACCTCGTCATCTGCCGGCCCGAGCTCGCACCCGCCCTGCTGGGTGCCATCGCCGCCCTCCCCGCCGGTAACCTGGCCCCCCCGCCCCCGTAG
- the cysC gene encoding adenylyl-sulfate kinase — protein MKTLSGRTVWFTGLPSAGKTTIAQALAARLGSEGLPVEVLDGDVVRTHLSKDLGFTREDRDENVRRVGFVADLLSRNGVYVMCSLVSPYRAVRDEVRARHGGRFVEVYVAAPADVCAQRDVKGLYSRQRTGQMSGLTGADDPYEPPVAPEVTLPTHSQTVEESVEMVWQALHR, from the coding sequence ATGAAGACACTCAGTGGGCGCACGGTCTGGTTCACCGGCCTGCCCTCGGCCGGCAAGACGACGATCGCCCAGGCCTTGGCCGCCCGGCTGGGGTCCGAGGGGCTTCCGGTCGAGGTGCTCGACGGTGACGTGGTCCGCACCCACCTCTCCAAGGACCTGGGGTTCACCCGGGAGGACCGCGACGAGAACGTGCGCCGGGTGGGGTTCGTGGCCGACCTGCTCAGCCGCAACGGCGTGTACGTCATGTGCTCGCTGGTGTCGCCCTACCGGGCCGTGCGCGACGAGGTGCGGGCCCGCCACGGCGGCCGGTTCGTCGAGGTGTACGTGGCCGCCCCGGCCGACGTGTGCGCCCAGCGGGACGTCAAGGGCCTCTACTCCCGCCAGCGCACGGGCCAGATGTCGGGCCTCACCGGGGCCGACGACCCCTACGAACCGCCGGTTGCCCCCGAGGTGACCCTGCCCACCCACTCCCAGACGGTGGAAGAGTCCGTCGAGATGGTCTGGCAAGCTTTGCACCGATGA
- a CDS encoding AAA family ATPase, protein MLLAGPTSGRNSQVLIGLDNRRIRTGGTAVFSTPELIEIETGLLTWATTRQGAVAGSAIEGTLARHPELSGEQAEMVRSVCSTSRAIQVVVGRPGSGKTYATAACVEAFAAAGAPVVGCAVSATAAAELEAAVGFERYTRRPAQTIASLLIDLEQRGDHFAPGTIVLIDEASMVGTRELARLAAHVDRAGGAIKLIGDPDQHTSVDTGGVFKALASRDDPTVVRLVENRRQCEPAERLSIDEYRRGDVAGALDRYDRDGKVHRGDSAADTYDALVRDWWADRCAGSASPMLAGTNAARRALNDRARALLKDEGVLTGEPLVVHGRELLVGDEVVARRNDRSLHAPGRAEFVKNGSVGRIVAIDHDRGEVAVAFDREGTVHVPHEYLAAGHLEHAYARTTYAVQGATLDRARYHPSDASRFEEGYVAITRATDETHLYVVHGELDLDDEDDPRAIEPDAAGFDTVVDALSRRSDEQLAAEMDPLATEASRLARSGTLQQLNARLRQLDRILCEQPPPVTEELTRSRRRLELLHQRREAMEQRRQSWNPRTRRQQTKAFTSLEEVIGRATDQVAELHARQAAHEEFAAEHRAEFDERRLTALAISARRLAVRIAAVADPTPAIVDLLGPRPMSQRDRLRWDGAVENLVAYLDERGRRWPDNAASLTDLLGPRPEGALEQFEYDRILKTLHQAIDPPERETGRGLSIA, encoded by the coding sequence GTGCTCCTCGCCGGCCCGACCTCCGGACGCAACTCCCAGGTCCTCATCGGTCTCGACAACCGCCGCATCCGCACCGGCGGCACCGCCGTGTTCAGCACACCCGAGCTGATCGAGATCGAGACCGGGCTCCTCACGTGGGCGACCACACGACAAGGAGCGGTCGCCGGCTCCGCGATCGAGGGCACGCTCGCCCGCCACCCCGAGCTCTCCGGCGAGCAGGCCGAGATGGTCCGCTCCGTCTGCTCGACGTCCCGAGCCATTCAGGTCGTGGTCGGGCGCCCCGGCTCCGGCAAGACCTACGCAACCGCCGCCTGCGTCGAGGCGTTTGCCGCGGCCGGCGCGCCGGTCGTCGGCTGCGCCGTGAGCGCAACCGCCGCTGCCGAGCTGGAGGCCGCGGTCGGGTTCGAGCGGTACACGCGCCGGCCGGCGCAGACCATCGCCAGCCTGCTCATCGACCTCGAACAGCGCGGCGACCACTTCGCACCCGGCACGATCGTCCTGATCGACGAGGCGTCGATGGTCGGGACCCGCGAGCTGGCCCGGCTCGCCGCCCACGTCGACCGAGCGGGCGGCGCGATCAAGCTCATCGGAGATCCCGATCAGCACACCTCGGTCGACACCGGTGGCGTCTTCAAGGCCCTCGCCAGCCGAGACGACCCGACCGTCGTCCGGCTCGTCGAGAACCGGCGCCAGTGCGAACCCGCCGAGCGTCTCTCCATCGACGAGTACCGACGAGGCGACGTCGCCGGTGCGCTCGACCGGTACGACCGAGACGGCAAGGTCCACCGCGGCGACAGCGCAGCCGATACCTACGACGCGCTCGTCCGTGACTGGTGGGCCGACCGCTGCGCCGGATCAGCCTCGCCGATGCTCGCCGGGACCAACGCCGCCCGGCGTGCCCTCAACGACCGGGCCCGCGCGCTCCTCAAGGACGAGGGCGTCCTCACCGGCGAGCCGCTGGTCGTTCATGGGCGTGAGCTCCTGGTCGGCGACGAGGTCGTCGCCCGCCGCAACGACCGGTCGCTGCACGCGCCCGGCCGGGCCGAGTTCGTGAAGAACGGGAGCGTTGGCCGCATCGTCGCCATCGACCACGACCGTGGTGAGGTGGCAGTCGCCTTCGATCGAGAGGGCACTGTTCACGTCCCGCACGAGTACCTCGCCGCCGGGCATCTCGAGCACGCCTACGCCCGCACCACCTACGCGGTCCAGGGAGCGACGCTCGACCGAGCCCGCTACCACCCCTCGGACGCATCCCGGTTCGAGGAGGGCTACGTCGCCATCACCCGCGCCACCGACGAGACGCACCTCTACGTCGTCCACGGCGAGCTCGACCTCGATGACGAAGACGACCCCCGAGCGATCGAGCCGGACGCGGCCGGCTTCGACACCGTCGTCGACGCGCTGAGCCGTCGCAGCGACGAACAGCTGGCCGCCGAGATGGACCCGCTCGCCACCGAAGCGTCCCGCCTCGCCCGCTCCGGCACCCTGCAGCAGTTGAACGCCCGCCTCCGGCAGCTCGACCGGATCCTCTGCGAGCAGCCACCGCCCGTCACCGAAGAGCTCACCCGGTCCCGGCGCCGGCTGGAGTTGCTCCACCAACGCCGCGAAGCGATGGAGCAGCGACGCCAGTCCTGGAACCCGCGCACCCGCCGGCAGCAGACGAAGGCCTTCACCTCGCTGGAGGAGGTCATCGGGCGTGCGACCGACCAGGTGGCAGAGCTGCACGCGCGGCAGGCCGCCCACGAAGAGTTCGCGGCTGAGCACCGGGCGGAGTTCGACGAGCGGCGCTTGACCGCCTTGGCCATCTCCGCCCGCCGCCTCGCCGTCCGTATCGCAGCGGTCGCCGATCCGACACCTGCCATCGTCGACCTGCTCGGGCCGCGCCCCATGTCCCAGAGAGACCGCCTCCGCTGGGATGGCGCCGTCGAGAACCTCGTCGCATACCTGGACGAGCGAGGACGAAGGTGGCCCGACAACGCGGCCTCCCTGACAGACCTCCTCGGCCCCAGGCCCGAAGGGGCCTTGGAGCAGTTCGAGTACGACCGCATCCTGAAGACCCTTCACCAGGCGATCGACCCACCGGAACGAGAGACCGGCCGCGGGCTCTCCATCGCGTGA
- a CDS encoding site-specific integrase: MPIQFNYSCPSDRGTVAFVAGSIRQRGKQSWEIRAFAGKDAETGKKRYVTRTVRGERRDAEVALGRLLGEIEDGQHAVRAGTVGELCERWYSHAAPDLSPAVAAEYRRLLDRRILPRWSDMPLRRLRTADLDQWYSELRRSGAAGGKPLAPNTVMRSHAVLRRTLAQGVKWGWLTVNPAANASPPRSKKQHSELPDPADVARLIDAAAKVNPYLPAYFRLAAATGARRGELCALRWKHIDLEKRRVTIARSMAEVGGELIEKDTKTHQVRKVTIDEETTALLVAHREACAELATKCGTSISSNSFLFSHEVDFTKPWRPNYATLAFGRLRDELGLDGVKLHHLRHFSATQLLSAGIDIRTVSGRLGHANASTTLDFYAQFLQAADERAADALGALLASNGSTPSPR, from the coding sequence TTGCCCATCCAGTTCAACTACTCTTGCCCATCCGATCGCGGTACGGTGGCGTTCGTGGCCGGGTCGATCCGCCAGCGGGGGAAGCAGTCGTGGGAGATCCGCGCCTTCGCCGGCAAGGACGCCGAGACGGGGAAGAAGCGCTACGTCACCCGAACCGTCCGCGGCGAGCGCCGTGATGCCGAGGTCGCGCTCGGCCGGCTGCTCGGTGAGATCGAGGACGGCCAGCACGCCGTGCGCGCGGGCACCGTCGGCGAGCTGTGCGAGCGCTGGTACTCCCACGCCGCGCCCGACCTCTCGCCGGCGGTCGCCGCGGAGTACCGGCGCTTGCTCGACCGGCGCATCCTCCCCCGCTGGTCCGACATGCCGCTGCGTCGGCTGCGCACAGCCGACCTCGACCAGTGGTACTCGGAGCTACGCCGCTCCGGTGCCGCCGGCGGGAAGCCGCTGGCGCCGAACACCGTGATGCGATCCCACGCTGTCCTCCGGCGGACGCTGGCCCAGGGCGTGAAGTGGGGGTGGCTCACCGTCAACCCGGCGGCCAACGCGTCGCCGCCGCGGTCGAAGAAGCAGCATTCCGAGCTACCCGATCCCGCCGACGTCGCCCGGCTGATCGACGCGGCGGCGAAGGTGAACCCCTACCTGCCGGCCTACTTCCGGTTGGCAGCGGCCACCGGCGCGCGCCGGGGCGAGTTGTGCGCGCTGCGGTGGAAGCACATCGATCTCGAGAAGCGCCGGGTGACGATCGCCCGCAGCATGGCCGAGGTCGGCGGTGAGCTCATCGAGAAGGACACGAAGACCCACCAGGTCCGGAAGGTCACGATCGACGAGGAAACGACGGCGCTGCTCGTCGCTCACCGCGAAGCCTGCGCTGAGCTGGCGACGAAGTGCGGAACCTCGATCTCGTCGAACTCGTTTCTGTTCTCGCACGAGGTCGACTTCACGAAGCCCTGGCGCCCGAACTACGCGACGCTCGCCTTCGGCCGCCTGCGCGACGAGCTCGGCCTCGACGGCGTGAAGCTCCACCACCTCCGCCACTTCAGCGCCACGCAGCTCCTGTCGGCCGGCATCGACATCCGCACCGTCAGCGGCCGGCTCGGTCACGCCAACGCATCGACGACCCTCGACTTCTACGCCCAATTCCTTCAGGCAGCAGACGAGCGCGCGGCAGACGCTCTCGGGGCGTTGCTGGCTAGTAACGGATCGACGCCCAGCCCGCGGTGA
- a CDS encoding GTP-binding protein — protein MDLLRFSTAGSVDDGKSTLIGRLLYDSKQVLEDQLEAVERASTTRGLDYVNLALLTDGLRAEREQGITIDVAYRYFATARRKFIIADTPGHVQYTRNMVTGSSTADLAIILVDARKGLVEQSRRHAFIATLLRVPHLALCVNKMDLVGWDQGVYEAIKEEFRAFATKLEIADLTFFPISALHGDNVVEESANMGWFRGAPLLTHLEEVHVASDRNLIDSRFPVQYVVRPNNDAHHDYRGYAGQVSGGVFRPGDEVVVLPSGLTTTVAAIDSYSGPVDEAYPPMSVTIRLTDDLDISRGDMICRPHNHPHVGQDLDVMVCWMAEKPLTAGTMYAVKHTTRWSRAMVKELRYRLDVNTLHRDESSDRLGLNEIGRMTLRTTTPLMFDDYRRNRTTGSLILVDEATNATVGAAMVLGRAG, from the coding sequence ATGGACCTGCTCCGCTTCTCCACCGCCGGCTCGGTCGACGACGGCAAGAGCACGCTCATCGGGCGCCTGCTCTACGACTCCAAGCAGGTCCTCGAGGACCAGCTCGAGGCCGTGGAGCGGGCCAGCACCACCCGGGGCCTCGACTACGTCAACCTGGCCCTGCTCACCGACGGCCTGCGGGCCGAGCGCGAGCAGGGCATCACCATCGACGTGGCCTACCGCTACTTCGCCACGGCCAGGCGCAAGTTCATCATCGCCGACACGCCCGGCCACGTGCAGTACACCCGCAACATGGTCACGGGCTCGTCGACGGCCGACCTGGCCATCATCCTGGTCGACGCCCGCAAGGGCCTGGTCGAGCAGTCCCGCCGGCACGCCTTCATCGCCACCCTGCTGCGGGTGCCTCACCTGGCCCTGTGCGTCAACAAGATGGACCTGGTGGGCTGGGACCAGGGCGTCTACGAGGCCATCAAGGAGGAGTTCCGGGCCTTCGCCACCAAGCTGGAGATCGCCGACCTCACGTTCTTCCCGATCAGCGCCCTCCATGGCGACAACGTGGTCGAGGAGTCGGCCAACATGGGATGGTTCCGGGGGGCGCCGCTGCTGACCCACCTGGAGGAGGTCCACGTGGCCTCGGACCGCAACCTCATCGACAGCCGCTTCCCCGTCCAGTACGTGGTCAGGCCCAACAACGACGCCCACCACGACTACCGGGGTTACGCCGGCCAGGTCTCGGGGGGCGTGTTCCGGCCCGGCGACGAGGTGGTCGTGCTGCCCTCGGGCCTCACCACCACGGTGGCCGCCATCGACAGCTACAGCGGCCCGGTCGACGAGGCTTACCCGCCCATGTCGGTCACCATCCGGCTCACCGACGACCTCGACATCTCCCGGGGCGACATGATCTGCCGGCCCCACAACCACCCCCACGTGGGCCAGGACCTCGACGTCATGGTGTGCTGGATGGCCGAAAAGCCCCTCACGGCCGGCACCATGTACGCCGTCAAGCACACCACCCGCTGGTCGCGTGCCATGGTCAAAGAGCTGCGGTACCGGCTCGACGTCAACACCCTGCACCGCGACGAGTCGTCGGACCGTCTCGGCCTCAACGAGATCGGCCGCATGACCCTGCGGACGACCACCCCGCTCATGTTCGACGACTACCGCCGCAACCGCACCACGGGCAGCCTCATCCTGGTCGACGAGGCCACCAACGCCACCGTGGGGGCGGCCATGGTCCTGGGCCGGGCCGGATAG
- a CDS encoding helix-turn-helix domain-containing protein → MGRRRCEPVMPARDPARRPPAETSLVYTVAEVAERLKVLPGTVRNMIDQGQLYALRLHVRRIVVPKWALDELVARPSPVIDLPRRASNG, encoded by the coding sequence ATGGGACGACGCCGCTGCGAGCCGGTGATGCCGGCTCGTGATCCCGCCCGGCGGCCGCCGGCCGAGACGTCGCTCGTTTACACGGTCGCCGAGGTCGCCGAACGGCTGAAGGTCTTGCCCGGGACGGTCCGCAACATGATCGACCAGGGCCAGCTCTACGCCCTGCGGCTCCACGTGCGCCGCATCGTGGTGCCGAAGTGGGCCCTCGACGAGCTCGTCGCCCGGCCCTCGCCGGTGATCGACCTGCCCCGCCGCGCCAGCAATGGCTGA